The Plasmodium gaboni strain SY75 chromosome Unknown, whole genome shotgun sequence genome includes the window gtatgtATCCACCAttcattcattttattattttacagtaattataaatacaaaaaggaaagaagaaaaaaaaaaacaaaaaaaacatttttgtttgttaatgatttaaaatataatatgattatagaaaatatatcaGTATATTTTCACGATTTgtttttcttattttttcctttttgtatataatatatatatacatacatatttcaacatatttcttaatataaatatatagatttgttcttatatttgatgtttttttatttttcttaaaGGAATATAGGAAATTTCTTTGTTAGTAAAAAACATGTATTCTATAacatcattatttttatttgacacatgttataaaatgaaccattataaaaaggaaatatatataagacatcatataataagaaaaaaaaaaaaaaaaaaaaaaggattACCATAAGGTGTATTCAAATATTATTcgtttatatattattcttatatttatatatttataaagGTTCCaactttattttattttcttcaaaaatatatatatatatatatatatataattatattatttatctTTTCCAACTTTTAAGAATAAAACAGATATCTGGTATAATGtcttaatattataaaaataattattaataaaataaaatatattcttattttcaatataaaagaatttattGAAAGTTTTTTACTTAAAGTAGAGTTAAGaagaatttatattttaataaaattaaaaatttggaaaacaaaaaaaaaaaaaaaagaaaaagaaatattatgtataaatttatattacgTAAATATTGCaaacagaaaaaaaaaaaaaaaaaaaaatatttacatatatttttgatttattttacaCAACATTATGTAtaagaaaaacaaaagaatatatatatatatatatattttatttaacCTTTTATTTGTTGTTAGACAAAGGATAGGgaaaagtaaaaaaaaaaaaatataaaaataaaaaatatatatatgaataaatatttatataaatatatatgaaattttttttttttttttttgaataattaGCCACATAACACGAAAAGGTTTTATGATcatgttattattttaatgttatctttatttatacatatatgttataCAGCCTTGTAATAGTTACTTTCGTTATGACTAATATAAGgaatattttgttcatttaaaaaaaagggTAGACGGAGAAATCCTTTTTTTCTACACTTTTATcttattacatatatatatatatatatatatatatatatatatgttgattaattttatgtttttctttatacttttcttttttttttttttttttttttattatgaacttcgtaaaaacatattataaaaattgCATGGATGCATGTACACCTGCCAAATATTCTATAGACCAAAACGAAATAAACCTAGCTGATATATCTACACGTTTAAAtctaaaaatatttgaCTTTTATAATAGCACGCCGAGTAATATAAGTATGATAGATctttatgaaaataaattattgAATAATGGAAATGATCATGAGCATGTTGAAGGTGATAAAAAGGGGATGAAgcaaaaaaagaaaaataagACAATGTTGAcgaaaaagaaaaagaaaaggaaGAATGATTGTACACATCTGGATAACTTAAAAATTATGGATAACGTTTTTCTTACACATGTCAATGAAACATgtaattttaataaaaaaaatcacAGAAATAATCAAACtaataatgataaagaggataaagaatattataaaaaaaagggtgatatttatatagaaaatgcctttacaaatattttatcaaataaaatatatgataaaacCATAAATATACCTTATAAGGATTATaacaaaatgaaagaaaaaagtataaataaatgtaataCTTTATTAAACGAACCAATAAGGGATGAAAAAATGATATctcataaatataaacaggaagataaaataaaagagggaaaaaaaaaggggaggaagaaaaaaatatctaataaaaagtcaagaaaaaaaaatgaa containing:
- a CDS encoding hypothetical protein (conserved Plasmodium protein, unknown function) — its product is MNFVKTYYKNCMDACTPAKYSIDQNEINLADISTRLNLKIFDFYNSTPSNISMIDLYENKLLNNGNDHEHVEGDKKGMKQKKKNKTMLTKKKKKRKNDCTHLDNLKIMDNVFLTHVNETCNFNKKNHRNNQTNNDKEDKEYYKKKGDIYIENAFTNILSNKIYDKTINIPYKDYNKMKEKSINKCNTLLNEPIRDEKMISHKYKQEDKIKEGKKKGRKKKISNKKSRKKNEPKMLHENINVLKKGANNSHHDTYALNSPNTNIIPSSKIYIPRINLSRFN